A genomic window from Nicotiana sylvestris chromosome 11, ASM39365v2, whole genome shotgun sequence includes:
- the LOC138880924 gene encoding secreted RxLR effector protein 161-like yields the protein MDNAHPLSTSMVVRSLDINKDPFQLQENDEELVGDETPYLNTIRALMYLANNTRPEIAFAVSLLARFSSSPTRRHYNGVKHIFRYFRGTIDMRLFYSNEFKSEMIGYADAGYLSDPHKAQSQTGYLFTYGGTTISWRSMKQTIAATYSNHAEIIAIHEASRECIWLRSMTQYNMCGFPMETDNPTTLYEDNVACIAQLKGGYIKGDRTKHISPKFFFTHDFQQNGEINVQQIRSCEILADLFTKALLTSTFEKLR from the coding sequence ATGGATAatgcacatccattgagtacctcAATGGTTGTGAGATCGCTTGacataaataaagatccatttcAGCTtcaagaaaatgatgaagagctcgTTGGTGATGAAACTCCATATCTTAATACAATTAGGGCACtgatgtatcttgccaataatacTCGACCAGAAATTGCTTTTGCAGTAAGCTTATTAGCAAGATTCAGCTCCTCCCCAACAAGAAGACATTATAATGGTGTTAAGCATATATTTAGATATTTTCGGGGAACTATAGATATGAGATTGTTTTATTCTAATGAATTCAAGTCAGAAATGATTGGCTATGCCGATGCAggttatttgtctgatccacataaAGCCCAATCTCAAACAGGCTATttgtttacatatggaggtacaaCTATATCATGGCGTTCAATGAAACAAACAATAGCTGCCACATATtcaaatcatgctgagataatagccattcatgaGGCTAGTCGGGAATGTATTTGGTTGAGATCAATGACTCAATATAATATGTGTGGTTTTCCTATGGAAACAGATAATCCAACTACACTATATGAAGACAATGTTGCTTGCATTGCTCAACTGAAAGGAGGATACATCAAAGGAGACagaacaaagcacatttcaccaaaattctttttcactcatgatttTCAACAAAATGGTGAAATTAATGTTCAACAGATTCGTTCATGTGAAATCTTGGCTGATCTTTTCACTAAGGCATTACTAACCTCAACATTTGAGAAGTTGAGATAG